One segment of Pseudodesulfovibrio sp. 5S69 DNA contains the following:
- a CDS encoding TetR/AcrR family transcriptional regulator: protein MTKKEAILSAAQEAFGQLGFHAATVKDVAGRADVSFGLVSHYFGSKQELFLAAGFDMADRLILCLSEATAKAKNGMEAIRAYMTAYFAFTEDHRVGFPVLLRCSPFSHMEPGVDGAKVMEKFSIFIDELKRCVALGIEDGTIRSLPLEQTALIIYGNIVGSVRTSLLSPYESTGLFAETINHVERSITVDTDQASDCSRMHDQPLAQ, encoded by the coding sequence ATGACCAAGAAGGAAGCCATACTCAGCGCAGCCCAGGAGGCCTTCGGGCAACTGGGGTTCCACGCCGCCACCGTCAAGGACGTGGCCGGGCGCGCCGACGTTTCCTTCGGACTCGTTTCGCATTACTTCGGCAGCAAGCAGGAGCTCTTCCTGGCCGCCGGATTCGACATGGCCGACCGGCTGATACTCTGCCTGAGCGAGGCGACGGCCAAGGCCAAGAACGGCATGGAGGCCATCCGCGCCTACATGACCGCGTATTTCGCGTTTACCGAAGACCACCGGGTCGGTTTCCCCGTCCTGCTGCGCTGTTCTCCCTTCAGCCACATGGAGCCCGGTGTGGACGGCGCCAAGGTGATGGAGAAGTTCAGCATCTTCATAGACGAATTGAAACGCTGCGTCGCCCTGGGCATCGAGGACGGGACCATCCGCTCCCTGCCCCTGGAACAGACCGCGCTGATCATCTACGGCAACATCGTCGGCTCCGTCCGTACCAGCCTCCTGTCCCCCTACGAGTCGACCGGGCTGTTTGCCGAGACCATCAATCACGTGGAGCGCAGCATCACCGTGGACACGGACCAGGCAAGCGACTGTAGCCGGATGCACGATCAGCCGTTGGCCCAATAG
- a CDS encoding phage regulatory CII family protein, whose product MFEKNVTKVVQDCILDSGIQAKIVAQKINKPYSTLMREINPFDASAKLGAETLLEIMKVTHDIRPLQFMASEMGFNLETGNA is encoded by the coding sequence ATGTTTGAAAAGAACGTAACCAAGGTTGTCCAGGACTGCATTCTCGACAGCGGCATTCAGGCCAAGATCGTCGCCCAGAAGATCAACAAGCCGTATTCGACCCTGATGCGCGAAATCAATCCCTTTGACGCCAGCGCCAAGCTGGGCGCGGAGACCCTGCTCGAAATCATGAAGGTGACCCACGACATCCGTCCGCTCCAGTTCATGGCTTCCGAGATGGGCTTCAACCTGGAGACCGGCAACGCCTAG